From one Chanodichthys erythropterus isolate Z2021 chromosome 3, ASM2448905v1, whole genome shotgun sequence genomic stretch:
- the sox8b gene encoding LOW QUALITY PROTEIN: transcription factor SOX-8b (The sequence of the model RefSeq protein was modified relative to this genomic sequence to represent the inferred CDS: inserted 2 bases in 1 codon), with protein MTEEQDKSSAEPPCSPAGSSSSMSQEESDSDAPSSPAGSTSHPSLMITRMGKKLEDEDDRFPACIRDAVSQVLKGYDWSLVPMPARGSGALKNKPHVKRPMNAFMVWAQAARRKLADQYPHLHNAELSKTLGKLWRLLTENEKRPFVEEAERLRVQHKKDHPDYKYQPRRRKSVKPGQSESDGGVDLTHHMYKAEPGMGRLASSSDHISDHTGQPHGPPTPPTTPKTDLHHGGKQDSKHEGRRLLDSSRQNIDFSNVDISELSTDVISNIETFDVHEFDQYLPLSGHAGAVSTSEHGHGQNASSGGAYASSYSHGVSWSRKGPGASSSTGTSEVNQHRAHIKTEQLSPNHYSEHSPSHSEYSIYSPHACATSVAASFASTQCDYTDLQSSSYYSPYTSYPSGLYQYPYFHSSRRPYGSPILNSLSIPPSHSPTTNXGISRFTPRYPGHKAQPRCCMVSIIMMKDSIS; from the exons ATGACAGAGGAGCAGGATAAGTCCAGCGCAGAGCCGCCCTGTAGCCCGGCCGGTTCATCCAGCTCGATGTCTCAGGAAGAGTCGGACTCTGACGCACCTTCATCTCCCGCTGGATCTACTAGCCACCCTTCACTCATGATAACGAGAATGGGTAAAAAACTGGAGGATGAGGATGACAGATTCCCGGCGTGTATCAGAGACGCGGTGTCGCAGGTTCTGAAGGGTTATGACTGGTCTTTAGTACCCATGCCAGCGCGAGGCAGCGGCGCGCTCAAGAACAAACCACACGTGAAGAGACCCATGAACGCGTTCATGGTTTGGGCTCAAGCCGCACGCAGGAAACTGGCGGATCAGTATCCGCACCTACACAACGCCGAGCTCAGCAAAACCCTCGGGAAACTCTGGAG ACTGCTGACGGAGAATGAAAAGAGACCGTTTGTGGAAGAAGCCGAAAGATTGAGAGTTCAGCACAAGAAAGATCATCCGGATTATAAATACCAGCCGAGGCGACGAAAGAGTGTGAAGCCAGGTCAGAGTGAGTCTGATGGTGGCGTTGACCTAACCCATCACATGTATAAAGCCGAACCTGGAATGGGGCGATTGGCAAGTTCCTCGGATCACATCTCTGATCATACAG GTCAGCCTCATGGACCCCCGACACCCCCAACAACACCCAAAACAGACCTCCATCATGGAGGAAAGCAAGATTCAAAGCATGAAGGTAGACGTTTGCTTGACAGTAGTCGACAGAATATCGACTTTAGCAATGTTGACATTTCTGAGCTCAGCACAGATGTCATCAGCAACATAGAAACCTTTGATGTGCATGAGTTTGACCAATACTTGCCTCTCAGTGGCCATGCCGGAGCCGTTTCGACCTCAGAGCACGGTCACGGGCAGAATGCCAGCTCTGGAGGTGCTTACGCTTCATCTTACAGCCACGGGGTTTCCTGGAGTCGCAAAGGGCCCGGGGCATCCTCGTCAACTGGCACAAGTGAAGTGAATCAGCACAGAGCTCACATTAAAACTGAGCAGTTAAGCCCGAATCACTACAGCGAGCACTCACCCTCACACTCCGAGTACAGCATTTACAGCCCACATGCATGCGCCACCTCAGTCGCCGCCTCATTCGCCAGCACTCAGTGTGACTATACAGACCTTCAAAGCTCCAGCTATTACAGCCCCTATACCAGCTACCCATCTGGCCTCTACCAGTACCCATACTTTCATTCCTCACGGAGGCCGTACGGAAGCCCCATACTGAACAGCTTGTCCATTCCGCCCTCCCACAGTCCCACCACCAA TGGGATCAGCCGATTTACACCACGTTATCCCGGCCATAAGGCCCAGCCACGTTGTTGTATGGTGTCCATTATTATGATGAAGGACAGCATTAGCTGA